The Elephas maximus indicus isolate mEleMax1 chromosome 19, mEleMax1 primary haplotype, whole genome shotgun sequence genome contains a region encoding:
- the CNTNAP1 gene encoding contactin-associated protein 1 isoform X2 — protein sequence MMRLRLFCILLAAVSGARGWGYYGCDEELVGPLYARSLGASSYYGLFTAPRFARLHGISGWSPRIGDPNPWLQIDLMKKHRIRAVATQGSFNSWDWVTRYMLLYGDRVDSWTPFYQRGHNATFFGNVNESAVVRHDLHYHFTARYIRIVPLAWNPRGKIGLRLGIYGCPYSKGRGQSWSEACDRQSPGPSPPAVLRAESDVLYFDGDDAISYRFPRGVSRSLWDVFAFSFKTEEKDGLLLHAEGAQGDYVTLELQGAHLLLHMSLGSSPIQPRPGHTTMTAGGVLNDQHWHYVRVDRFGREANLTLDGYVQRFLLNGDFERLNLDNEMFIGGLVGAARKNLAYRHNFRGCMENIIFNRVNIADLAVRRHSRITFEGKVAFRCLDPVPHPINFGGPHNFVQVPGFPRRGRLAVSFRFRTWDLTGLLLFSSLGDGLGHVELMLSEGQVNVSIAQTGRKKLQFAAGYRLNDGFWHEVNFAAQENHAVISIDDVEGAEVRVSYPLLIRTGTSYFFGGCPKPASRWGCHSNQTAFHGCMELLKVDGQLVNLTLVEFRRLGHFAEILFDTCGITDRCNPNMCEHDGRCYQSWDDFICYCELTGYKGETCHQPLYKESCEAYRLSGKTSGNFTIDPDGSGPLKPFVVYCDIRENRAWTVVRHDRLWTTRVTGSSMERPFLGAIQYWNASWEEVSALANGSQHCEQWIEFSCYNSRLLNTAGGYPYSFWIGRNEEQHFYWGGSQPGIQRCACGLDRSCVDPALHCNCDADQPQWRTDKGLLTFVDHLPVTQVVVGDTNRSNSEAQFFLRPLRCYGDRNSWNTISFHTGATLRFPPIRANHSLDVSFYFRTSASSGVFLENIGGPYCQWRRPYLRVELNTSRDVVFAFDVGNGDENLTVHSDDFEFNDDEWHLVRAEINVKQARLRVDHRPWVLRPMPLQTYIWLEYDQPLYVGSAELKRRPFVGCLRAMRLNGVTLNLEGRANASEGTSPNCTGHCAHPRFPCFHGGRCVERYSYYTCDCDLTAFDGPYCNHDVGGFFEPGTWMRYNLQSALRSAAQEFSHMLNRPVPGYEPGYVPGYDTPGYVPGYHGPGYRLPDYPQPGRPVPGYRGPVYNVTGEEVSFSFSTSSAPAVLLYVSSFVRDYMAVLIKEDGTLQLRYQLGTSPYVYQLTTRPVTDGQPHSVNITRVYRTLFIQVDYFPMTEQKFSLLVDSQLDSPKALYLGRVMETGVIDPEIQRYNTPGFSGCLSGVRFNNVAPLKTHFRTPRPMTAELAEALRVQGELSESNCGAMPRLVSEVPPELDPWYLPPDFPYYHDDGWVAILLGFLVAFLLLGLVGMLVLFYLQNHRYKGSYHTNEPKATHDYHPGSKPPLPTSDSVQVPAPTPGPTPAPAPGPAPAPRDQNLPQILEESRSE from the exons acTCGTGGGACTGGGTCACACGCTACATGCTGCTCTACGGCGACCGCGTGGATAGCTGGACGCCGTTCTACCAGCGAGGGCATAACGCG ACCTTCTTTGGTAATGTCAACGAGTCCGCGGTGGTGCGCCACGACCTGCACTACCACTTCACGGCGCGTTACATCCGCATCGTGCCTCTGGCCTGGAACCCTCGTGGCAAGATCGGCCTGAGGCTGGGCATCTACGGCTGCCCTTACAGTAAGGGGCGGGGACAGTCGTGGAGCGAGGCCTGTGACCGGCAGTCTCCCGGCCCGAGCCCACCTGCTGTCCTTCGCGCAGAGTCCGACGTCCTCTATTTTGACGGCGACGACGCCATCTCGTACCGCTTCCCGCGTGGGGTCAGCCGGAGCCTGTGGGACGTGTTCGCCTTCAGCTTCAAGACCGAGGAGAAGGACGGGCTTCTGTTGCACGCCGAGGGCGCGCAGGGCGACTACGTGACGCTCGAGCTGCAGGGGGCGCACCTGCTGCTGCACATGAGCCTTG GCAGCAGCCCCATCCAGCCGAGGCCTGGTCACACGACAATGACCGCGGGAGGCGTCCTCAACGACCAGCACTGGCACTATGTGCGTGTGGACCGATTTGGTCGCGAAGCCAACCTCACCCTGGACGGCTACGTGCAGCGCTTCCTGCTCAACGGCGACTTCGAGAGGTTGAACCTGGACAACGAG ATGTTCATCGGGGGTCTGGTGGGTGCTGCGCGTAAGAACCTCGCCTATCGGCATAATTTCCGTGGCTGCATGGAGAATATAATCTTCAATCGAGTCAACATTGCCGACTTGGCTGTGCGTCGCCACTCGCGGATCACCTTCGAG GGTAAGGTGGCATTCCGTTGCCTGGACCCGGTTCCGCACCCCATCAACTTCGGAGGCCCTCACAACTTCGTGCAAGTGCCTGGCTTCCCGCGCCGCGGCCGCCTGGCAGTCTCCTTTCGCTTCCGCACCTGGGACCTCACAGGACTGCTACTGTTCTCCAGCCTGGGGGATGGGCTGGGCCACGTGGAGCTGATGCTCAGTGAAGGGCAGGTCAACGTGTCCATTGCGCAGACCGGTCGCAAGAAGCTTCAGTTCGCTGCTG GGTACCGCCTGAATGATGGCTTTTGGCACGAGGTGAATTTTGCGGCACAAGAAAACCATGCAGTCATTAGCATTGATGATGTAGAGGGGGCAGAGGTCAGGGTCTCGTACCCACTGCTTATCCGCACAGGGACTTCATACTTCTTTGGAG GTTGTCCTAAGCCAGCCAGCCGATGGGGCTGCCATTCCAACCAGACAGCATTCCATGGCTGTATGGAGCTGCTCAAGGTGGATGGTCAACTGGTCAACCTGACTCTGGTAGAGTTCCGGCGGCTTGGACACTTTGCTGAAATCCTCTTTGACACATGTGGCATCACTGATAG GTGCAACCCTAACATGTGTGAGCATGATGGACGCTGCTACCAGTCTTGGGATGACTTCATCTGCTATTGTGAACTGACAGGCTACAAGGGGGAGACCTGCCACCAAC CTTTGTATAAGGAATCCTGTGAAGCTTACAGGCTCAGTGGGAAAACTTCTGGAAACTTTACCATTGATCCTGATGGCAGTGGCCCTCTGAAGCCATTTGTAGTGTACTGTGATATCCGAG agAATCGAGCATGGACAGTTGTGCGGCATGACAGGCTGTGGACAACCCGGGTGACAGGTTCCAGCATGGAGCGGCCATTCCTGGGGGCCATCCAGTACTGGAATGCATCCTGGGAGGAAGTCAGTGCCCTGGCCAACGGTTCCCAGCACTGTGAACAGTGGATCGAGTTCTCCTGCTATAACTCCCGGCTGCTGAACACTGCAG GAGGCTACCCCTACAGCTTTTGGATTGGCCGAAATGAAGAGCAGCACTTCTACTGGGGAGGCTCGCAGCCTGGGATCCAGCGCTGTGCCTGTGGTCTGGACCGGAGCTGTGTGGACCCTGCCCTGCACTGTAACTGTGATGCTGACCAGCCCCAGTG GAGAACCGACAAgggactgctgacctttgtggATCATCTGCCTGTCAcccaggtggtggtgggggatACAAACCGCTCCAATTCCGAGGCCCAGTTCTTCCTGAGGCCTCTGCGCTGCTATGGTGATC GAAACTCCTGGAACACAATCTCCTTCCACACTGGGGCCACACTACGCTTTCCCCCAATCCGTGCCAACCACAGCCTTGATGTCTCCTTCTACTTCAGGACCTCGGCTTCCTCAGGAGTCTTCCTGGAGAATATAGGGGGCCCTTACTGCCAATGGCGCCGACCCTACCTGCGGGTGGAACTCAACA CATCCAGGGATGTGGTCTTCGCTTTCGATGTGGGGAATGGGGATGAGAACCTGACAGTGCACTCAGATGACTTTGAGTTCAACGATGATGAGTGGCACCTGGTTCGGGCTGAAATCAATGTGAAGCAAGCCCGGCTCCGCGTGGATCACCGGCCCTGGGTGCTGCGGCCTATGCCCCTGCAGACCTACATCTGGCTGGAGTATGACCAGCCCCTCTATGTTG GTTCTGCAGAGCTGAAAAGGCGCCCCTTTGTGGGTTGCTTGAGGGCCATGCGTCTGAATGGAGTGACTCTGAACCTGGAGGGCCGTGCCAATGCTTCTGAGGGTACCTCACCCAACTGCACGGGCCATTGTGCCCACCCCCGGTTCCCCTGTTTCCATGGGGGCCGCTGCGTGGAGCGCTATAGCTACTACACATGTGACTGTGACCTCACGGCTTTTGACGGACCATATTGTAACCACG ATGTTGGTGGCTTCTTTGAGCCTGGCACCTGGATGCGCTATAACCTACAGTCAGCACTGCGCTCCGCAGCCCAGGAGTTCTCCCACATGCTGAACCGGCCAGTGCCAGGCTATGAGCCTGGCTATGTCCCTGGCTATGACACTCCTGGCTATGTGCCTGGTTACCATGGTCCTGGGTACCGCCTGCCTGATTATCCCCAGCCGGGTCGGCCAGTGCCTGGTTACCGTGGGCCTGTCTACAATGTTACTGGAGAGGAAGTCTCCTTCAGCTTTAGTACAAGCTCTGCCCCTGCTGTCCTGCTCTATGTCAGCTCCTTTGTGCGTGACTACATGGCTGTACTCATCAAGGAAGATG GGACTCTGCAGCTGAGATATCAGCTGGGCACCAGTCCTTACGTGTACCAGCTAACTACCCGACCAGTTACTGATGGCCAGCCCCACAGCGTCAATATCACCAGAGTCTACCGCACTCTCTTCATCCAG GTGGACTACTTCCCAATGACAGAACAGAAGTTCTCACTGTTGGTGGACAGTCAGCTGGACTCACCCAAGGCCTTGTATCTAGGGCGTGTTATGG AGACAGGAGTAATTGACCCGGAGATCCAGCGCTACAACACACCAGGTTTCTCAGGCTGCCTGTCTGGTGTTCGATTCAACAACGTAGCTCCCCTCAAGACCCACTTCCGAACCCCTCGACCCATGACTGCTGAGCTTGCTGAGGCCCTTCGAGTTCAGGGAGAACTGTCAGAATCTAACTGTGGAGCCATGCCACGCCTCGTCTCAGAGGTGCCACCTGAGCTTGATCCCTGGTACCTGCCTCCAG ACTTCCCATACTACCATGATGACGGATGGGTTGCTATACTTTTAGGCT TTTTGGTGGCATTTCTGCTGCTCgggctggtgggaatgttggTGCTCTTCTATCTGCAAAATCATCGCTACAAGGGCTCCTACCACACCAACGAGCCCAAGGCCACTCATGATTACCACCCTGGCAGCAAACCTCCCCTGCCTACTTCAGACTCTGTCCAGGTCCCAGCCCCTACACCAGGTCCCACACCAGCCCCAGCTCCAGGCCCAGCCCCTGCCCCCCGGGACCAGAACTTACCTCAGATCCTGGAGGAATCCAGGTCTGAATGA
- the CNTNAP1 gene encoding contactin-associated protein 1 isoform X4, with protein MMRLRLFCILLAAVSGARGWGYYGCDEELVGPLYARSLGASSYYGLFTAPRFARLHGISGWSPRIGDPNPWLQIDLMKKHRIRAVATQGSFNSWDWVTRYMLLYGDRVDSWTPFYQRGHNATFFGNVNESAVVRHDLHYHFTARYIRIVPLAWNPRGKIGLRLGIYGCPYKSDVLYFDGDDAISYRFPRGVSRSLWDVFAFSFKTEEKDGLLLHAEGAQGDYVTLELQGAHLLLHMSLGSSPIQPRPGHTTMTAGGVLNDQHWHYVRVDRFGREANLTLDGYVQRFLLNGDFERLNLDNEMFIGGLVGAARKNLAYRHNFRGCMENIIFNRVNIADLAVRRHSRITFEGKVAFRCLDPVPHPINFGGPHNFVQVPGFPRRGRLAVSFRFRTWDLTGLLLFSSLGDGLGHVELMLSEGQVNVSIAQTGRKKLQFAAGYRLNDGFWHEVNFAAQENHAVISIDDVEGAEVRVSYPLLIRTGTSYFFGGCPKPASRWGCHSNQTAFHGCMELLKVDGQLVNLTLVEFRRLGHFAEILFDTCGITDRCNPNMCEHDGRCYQSWDDFICYCELTGYKGETCHQPLYKESCEAYRLSGKTSGNFTIDPDGSGPLKPFVVYCDIRENRAWTVVRHDRLWTTRVTGSSMERPFLGAIQYWNASWEEVSALANGSQHCEQWIEFSCYNSRLLNTAGGYPYSFWIGRNEEQHFYWGGSQPGIQRCACGLDRSCVDPALHCNCDADQPQWRTDKGLLTFVDHLPVTQVVVGDTNRSNSEAQFFLRPLRCYGDRNSWNTISFHTGATLRFPPIRANHSLDVSFYFRTSASSGVFLENIGGPYCQWRRPYLRVELNTSRDVVFAFDVGNGDENLTVHSDDFEFNDDEWHLVRAEINVKQARLRVDHRPWVLRPMPLQTYIWLEYDQPLYVGSAELKRRPFVGCLRAMRLNGVTLNLEGRANASEGTSPNCTGHCAHPRFPCFHGGRCVERYSYYTCDCDLTAFDGPYCNHDVGGFFEPGTWMRYNLQSALRSAAQEFSHMLNRPVPGYEPGYVPGYDTPGYVPGYHGPGYRLPDYPQPGRPVPGYRGPVYNVTGEEVSFSFSTSSAPAVLLYVSSFVRDYMAVLIKEDGTLQLRYQLGTSPYVYQLTTRPVTDGQPHSVNITRVYRTLFIQVDYFPMTEQKFSLLVDSQLDSPKALYLGRVMETGVIDPEIQRYNTPGFSGCLSGVRFNNVAPLKTHFRTPRPMTAELAEALRVQGELSESNCGAMPRLVSEVPPELDPWYLPPDFPYYHDDGWVAILLGFLVAFLLLGLVGMLVLFYLQNHRYKGSYHTNEPKATHDYHPGSKPPLPTSDSVQVPAPTPGPTPAPAPGPAPAPRDQNLPQILEESRSE; from the exons acTCGTGGGACTGGGTCACACGCTACATGCTGCTCTACGGCGACCGCGTGGATAGCTGGACGCCGTTCTACCAGCGAGGGCATAACGCG ACCTTCTTTGGTAATGTCAACGAGTCCGCGGTGGTGCGCCACGACCTGCACTACCACTTCACGGCGCGTTACATCCGCATCGTGCCTCTGGCCTGGAACCCTCGTGGCAAGATCGGCCTGAGGCTGGGCATCTACGGCTGCCCTTACA AGTCCGACGTCCTCTATTTTGACGGCGACGACGCCATCTCGTACCGCTTCCCGCGTGGGGTCAGCCGGAGCCTGTGGGACGTGTTCGCCTTCAGCTTCAAGACCGAGGAGAAGGACGGGCTTCTGTTGCACGCCGAGGGCGCGCAGGGCGACTACGTGACGCTCGAGCTGCAGGGGGCGCACCTGCTGCTGCACATGAGCCTTG GCAGCAGCCCCATCCAGCCGAGGCCTGGTCACACGACAATGACCGCGGGAGGCGTCCTCAACGACCAGCACTGGCACTATGTGCGTGTGGACCGATTTGGTCGCGAAGCCAACCTCACCCTGGACGGCTACGTGCAGCGCTTCCTGCTCAACGGCGACTTCGAGAGGTTGAACCTGGACAACGAG ATGTTCATCGGGGGTCTGGTGGGTGCTGCGCGTAAGAACCTCGCCTATCGGCATAATTTCCGTGGCTGCATGGAGAATATAATCTTCAATCGAGTCAACATTGCCGACTTGGCTGTGCGTCGCCACTCGCGGATCACCTTCGAG GGTAAGGTGGCATTCCGTTGCCTGGACCCGGTTCCGCACCCCATCAACTTCGGAGGCCCTCACAACTTCGTGCAAGTGCCTGGCTTCCCGCGCCGCGGCCGCCTGGCAGTCTCCTTTCGCTTCCGCACCTGGGACCTCACAGGACTGCTACTGTTCTCCAGCCTGGGGGATGGGCTGGGCCACGTGGAGCTGATGCTCAGTGAAGGGCAGGTCAACGTGTCCATTGCGCAGACCGGTCGCAAGAAGCTTCAGTTCGCTGCTG GGTACCGCCTGAATGATGGCTTTTGGCACGAGGTGAATTTTGCGGCACAAGAAAACCATGCAGTCATTAGCATTGATGATGTAGAGGGGGCAGAGGTCAGGGTCTCGTACCCACTGCTTATCCGCACAGGGACTTCATACTTCTTTGGAG GTTGTCCTAAGCCAGCCAGCCGATGGGGCTGCCATTCCAACCAGACAGCATTCCATGGCTGTATGGAGCTGCTCAAGGTGGATGGTCAACTGGTCAACCTGACTCTGGTAGAGTTCCGGCGGCTTGGACACTTTGCTGAAATCCTCTTTGACACATGTGGCATCACTGATAG GTGCAACCCTAACATGTGTGAGCATGATGGACGCTGCTACCAGTCTTGGGATGACTTCATCTGCTATTGTGAACTGACAGGCTACAAGGGGGAGACCTGCCACCAAC CTTTGTATAAGGAATCCTGTGAAGCTTACAGGCTCAGTGGGAAAACTTCTGGAAACTTTACCATTGATCCTGATGGCAGTGGCCCTCTGAAGCCATTTGTAGTGTACTGTGATATCCGAG agAATCGAGCATGGACAGTTGTGCGGCATGACAGGCTGTGGACAACCCGGGTGACAGGTTCCAGCATGGAGCGGCCATTCCTGGGGGCCATCCAGTACTGGAATGCATCCTGGGAGGAAGTCAGTGCCCTGGCCAACGGTTCCCAGCACTGTGAACAGTGGATCGAGTTCTCCTGCTATAACTCCCGGCTGCTGAACACTGCAG GAGGCTACCCCTACAGCTTTTGGATTGGCCGAAATGAAGAGCAGCACTTCTACTGGGGAGGCTCGCAGCCTGGGATCCAGCGCTGTGCCTGTGGTCTGGACCGGAGCTGTGTGGACCCTGCCCTGCACTGTAACTGTGATGCTGACCAGCCCCAGTG GAGAACCGACAAgggactgctgacctttgtggATCATCTGCCTGTCAcccaggtggtggtgggggatACAAACCGCTCCAATTCCGAGGCCCAGTTCTTCCTGAGGCCTCTGCGCTGCTATGGTGATC GAAACTCCTGGAACACAATCTCCTTCCACACTGGGGCCACACTACGCTTTCCCCCAATCCGTGCCAACCACAGCCTTGATGTCTCCTTCTACTTCAGGACCTCGGCTTCCTCAGGAGTCTTCCTGGAGAATATAGGGGGCCCTTACTGCCAATGGCGCCGACCCTACCTGCGGGTGGAACTCAACA CATCCAGGGATGTGGTCTTCGCTTTCGATGTGGGGAATGGGGATGAGAACCTGACAGTGCACTCAGATGACTTTGAGTTCAACGATGATGAGTGGCACCTGGTTCGGGCTGAAATCAATGTGAAGCAAGCCCGGCTCCGCGTGGATCACCGGCCCTGGGTGCTGCGGCCTATGCCCCTGCAGACCTACATCTGGCTGGAGTATGACCAGCCCCTCTATGTTG GTTCTGCAGAGCTGAAAAGGCGCCCCTTTGTGGGTTGCTTGAGGGCCATGCGTCTGAATGGAGTGACTCTGAACCTGGAGGGCCGTGCCAATGCTTCTGAGGGTACCTCACCCAACTGCACGGGCCATTGTGCCCACCCCCGGTTCCCCTGTTTCCATGGGGGCCGCTGCGTGGAGCGCTATAGCTACTACACATGTGACTGTGACCTCACGGCTTTTGACGGACCATATTGTAACCACG ATGTTGGTGGCTTCTTTGAGCCTGGCACCTGGATGCGCTATAACCTACAGTCAGCACTGCGCTCCGCAGCCCAGGAGTTCTCCCACATGCTGAACCGGCCAGTGCCAGGCTATGAGCCTGGCTATGTCCCTGGCTATGACACTCCTGGCTATGTGCCTGGTTACCATGGTCCTGGGTACCGCCTGCCTGATTATCCCCAGCCGGGTCGGCCAGTGCCTGGTTACCGTGGGCCTGTCTACAATGTTACTGGAGAGGAAGTCTCCTTCAGCTTTAGTACAAGCTCTGCCCCTGCTGTCCTGCTCTATGTCAGCTCCTTTGTGCGTGACTACATGGCTGTACTCATCAAGGAAGATG GGACTCTGCAGCTGAGATATCAGCTGGGCACCAGTCCTTACGTGTACCAGCTAACTACCCGACCAGTTACTGATGGCCAGCCCCACAGCGTCAATATCACCAGAGTCTACCGCACTCTCTTCATCCAG GTGGACTACTTCCCAATGACAGAACAGAAGTTCTCACTGTTGGTGGACAGTCAGCTGGACTCACCCAAGGCCTTGTATCTAGGGCGTGTTATGG AGACAGGAGTAATTGACCCGGAGATCCAGCGCTACAACACACCAGGTTTCTCAGGCTGCCTGTCTGGTGTTCGATTCAACAACGTAGCTCCCCTCAAGACCCACTTCCGAACCCCTCGACCCATGACTGCTGAGCTTGCTGAGGCCCTTCGAGTTCAGGGAGAACTGTCAGAATCTAACTGTGGAGCCATGCCACGCCTCGTCTCAGAGGTGCCACCTGAGCTTGATCCCTGGTACCTGCCTCCAG ACTTCCCATACTACCATGATGACGGATGGGTTGCTATACTTTTAGGCT TTTTGGTGGCATTTCTGCTGCTCgggctggtgggaatgttggTGCTCTTCTATCTGCAAAATCATCGCTACAAGGGCTCCTACCACACCAACGAGCCCAAGGCCACTCATGATTACCACCCTGGCAGCAAACCTCCCCTGCCTACTTCAGACTCTGTCCAGGTCCCAGCCCCTACACCAGGTCCCACACCAGCCCCAGCTCCAGGCCCAGCCCCTGCCCCCCGGGACCAGAACTTACCTCAGATCCTGGAGGAATCCAGGTCTGAATGA